One Verrucomicrobiota bacterium DNA segment encodes these proteins:
- a CDS encoding Gfo/Idh/MocA family oxidoreductase — translation MTQNITRRQFAKGAAASLAAPFIFPKLGFGASHASQKPNLAWVGLGGQGIGNLSNFIGECNIVGLCDVDLRNDPSRTPIIIDRQPVNFLDGCKQLYPGAKIYQDFRKMFLEMGDKIDAVGIATHDSSHFAVAHMALSMGKHVFIQKPLAHSVTELRTLQNLTNQNNLITQMGNQGHSFEGARLVKEWYQAGLIGDVEEVICWTDRPEKGFGFKGLTSTSFPPKVKVPKGVDWDAWKGPIDKDVGYSDDLHPFTWRAWWDFGCGGLGDIGCHTIDTPYWALDLGYPTRVDVDVERVDPLLTPNGSIVTYEFPKRGSQPPVQLKWYEGPTVPIKPQMLGEMEMPIDGMIMIGSKGAIYHPGMRPNSPQLLPDSKWQEYRSNPSKRVPKSIPRVESIFADWLNGINTGQQPCSNFNYAAPLTEVIVLGTLAIRTGKSVVWDPKNMKITNDNSEASKLIDVAARKGWRAQDLTVETAGKFVKS, via the coding sequence ATGACCCAAAACATTACCCGCAGACAATTTGCCAAAGGTGCCGCAGCGTCCTTGGCCGCCCCTTTCATTTTCCCCAAGCTTGGATTTGGTGCTTCACACGCCAGCCAGAAACCTAATTTGGCATGGGTAGGCCTCGGAGGCCAAGGCATAGGTAACCTATCCAATTTCATTGGCGAATGTAACATAGTCGGGCTCTGCGATGTAGATCTGCGTAATGACCCAAGTCGGACCCCGATAATAATTGATCGTCAGCCAGTCAATTTTCTCGATGGCTGTAAGCAACTCTACCCGGGAGCCAAAATCTACCAGGACTTCCGTAAGATGTTTTTGGAGATGGGCGACAAGATTGATGCAGTCGGCATAGCCACCCACGACAGCTCACACTTCGCCGTTGCACACATGGCGCTGTCGATGGGTAAACATGTATTTATCCAAAAACCCCTCGCTCACTCTGTTACCGAGCTGCGCACCCTCCAGAATCTTACCAATCAAAATAACCTGATCACCCAAATGGGCAATCAAGGCCATTCATTTGAAGGAGCACGCCTGGTCAAAGAATGGTACCAAGCGGGCCTCATAGGCGATGTGGAAGAAGTCATTTGCTGGACCGATCGCCCTGAAAAAGGATTTGGATTTAAAGGACTTACCAGCACCAGCTTTCCTCCCAAAGTCAAAGTGCCGAAAGGTGTCGATTGGGATGCCTGGAAAGGACCCATCGATAAGGATGTTGGTTACAGCGACGACCTGCATCCGTTCACCTGGAGAGCGTGGTGGGACTTTGGTTGCGGCGGCCTTGGAGACATCGGTTGCCATACTATAGACACGCCCTACTGGGCACTCGACCTGGGATATCCTACGCGAGTCGATGTCGATGTGGAACGAGTCGATCCTTTGCTTACACCCAACGGATCCATCGTAACCTACGAATTTCCCAAACGCGGAAGCCAACCACCTGTTCAATTGAAATGGTATGAAGGTCCTACTGTTCCGATCAAGCCTCAGATGCTCGGCGAAATGGAAATGCCTATCGATGGAATGATAATGATCGGAAGCAAAGGCGCCATCTACCACCCAGGCATGCGCCCCAACAGTCCACAACTTCTCCCCGACTCCAAATGGCAGGAGTACCGCTCCAACCCGAGCAAACGTGTTCCGAAATCCATTCCACGGGTGGAAAGTATTTTCGCCGACTGGCTCAATGGAATCAATACCGGGCAACAACCCTGTTCAAATTTCAATTACGCTGCCCCACTAACAGAAGTCATTGTGTTGGGTACTCTGGCTATTCGAACAGGAAAGTCCGTCGTCTGGGATCCAAAGAACATGAAAATAACCAACGACAATTCTGAAGCGTCCAAGTTGATCGATGTTGCCGCAAGAAAAGGTTGGCGCGCTCAGGACTTGACGGTGGAAACAGCAGGCAAATTTGTGAAATCTTAG
- a CDS encoding mandelate racemase/muconate lactonizing enzyme family protein: protein MNRRHFIKTAGMGTGALLYHPTTSLLAQLNLSNSALSDLKITGIKIHRISQKLAEPLGYGAAPDPFRISHMGAGIVEVSTNAGLTGWGEGGWAGDILSKKPELVIGRSPFEVEAIFDELTELNEIQYHKMPRNAGSPGGLDTALWDLVGKAVGKPISQLLGKQYRDRVMPYASAGYQKPSWEGEVKRWADEISHCTKELGYKAAKIKTGYGPARDVEIVAAVREAIGEQIHLGIDSGTPGAYDDGTAVMLGRQLEAFNLEYWEEPINKWDIEGYKRLKDTLRIPLASGEFLPVDWTIENYVNKKIVDIVQPDIVDCGLTGGKRITHACTINRVRLIPHSWGCPIRIVAEMHWAATIPQLSISEFAPPILFELHLPEESAIWSLTTEPILVDKKDGQIAVPTGPGLGIEIDRDELARYRTEIVTI, encoded by the coding sequence ATGAATCGCAGACACTTTATAAAGACCGCCGGAATGGGAACCGGCGCCCTACTCTACCATCCAACGACTTCACTTCTGGCTCAATTGAATTTATCGAATTCGGCGCTTTCAGATTTAAAAATCACTGGGATAAAAATTCATAGAATCAGCCAAAAGCTTGCGGAGCCTCTCGGATACGGAGCAGCGCCCGATCCTTTCAGAATTTCTCATATGGGTGCCGGAATCGTGGAGGTTTCGACAAACGCCGGCTTGACCGGTTGGGGAGAAGGCGGATGGGCAGGTGATATTCTTTCAAAAAAACCGGAGCTGGTCATTGGTCGCTCACCCTTTGAAGTAGAAGCTATCTTCGACGAACTCACGGAGCTCAACGAAATTCAATACCACAAGATGCCACGCAACGCAGGTTCGCCAGGAGGACTTGATACAGCTCTCTGGGATCTGGTTGGCAAGGCAGTTGGTAAACCAATCAGTCAGCTTCTCGGCAAACAGTATCGCGATCGAGTCATGCCCTATGCATCGGCGGGATATCAAAAGCCTTCCTGGGAAGGCGAAGTAAAGCGTTGGGCAGATGAGATAAGTCACTGCACGAAAGAGCTTGGCTATAAAGCCGCCAAGATAAAAACCGGTTATGGACCTGCTCGAGATGTGGAAATTGTCGCCGCCGTCAGAGAGGCGATCGGAGAACAGATTCACCTTGGCATTGATTCGGGAACACCGGGAGCCTACGACGATGGAACGGCCGTTATGTTAGGTCGCCAACTGGAAGCATTTAATTTGGAGTATTGGGAAGAGCCGATCAACAAGTGGGACATCGAAGGCTACAAACGGCTCAAGGATACGCTTCGCATTCCTCTCGCCAGCGGAGAGTTTCTTCCGGTCGACTGGACTATAGAAAATTACGTCAACAAGAAGATCGTAGATATCGTACAACCGGATATTGTGGATTGCGGACTGACTGGTGGGAAACGAATCACTCACGCCTGTACCATCAACCGTGTACGGCTGATTCCACACAGCTGGGGATGCCCCATACGCATCGTTGCAGAAATGCATTGGGCAGCTACCATTCCACAACTTTCGATTTCTGAGTTCGCTCCACCGATATTATTTGAGCTTCACCTTCCTGAAGAAAGTGCGATTTGGAGCCTCACCACAGAACCGATTCTGGTGGATAAAAAGGACGGACAAATAGCCGTTCCTACCGGACCCGGCCTGGGCATTGAAATTGATCGGGACGAGCTCGCTCGCTACCGCACAGAAATAGTGACCATTTAA
- a CDS encoding cupin domain-containing protein, producing the protein MNTLKKVDMNPVKFIRRDPAEIEPWAETCGAIRCVIEEADGAAGEIHHVEIQDAKLHLHKKTDEFYYIIEGEGTMVLDDEVIEVHQGVVVYVPRGVKHKAIGNLKVLTICIPRGVLDDVHELE; encoded by the coding sequence ATGAACACTCTGAAAAAGGTTGATATGAATCCTGTGAAATTTATCCGTCGCGATCCTGCTGAAATCGAACCTTGGGCGGAAACTTGTGGGGCCATTCGTTGTGTGATCGAGGAGGCGGATGGCGCGGCAGGTGAAATCCATCATGTGGAAATCCAGGACGCGAAATTGCACCTTCACAAGAAAACCGATGAATTTTACTATATCATCGAGGGAGAAGGAACCATGGTTCTGGATGACGAGGTGATCGAAGTTCACCAGGGGGTGGTTGTTTATGTCCCACGGGGAGTCAAACACAAGGCCATCGGAAATCTTAAGGTATTAACTATCTGTATTCCTCGGGGAGTCCTGGATGATGTCCACGAGTTAGAGTAG
- a CDS encoding DMT family protein, producing MNTVLFSILLLLCSNVFMTFAWYAHLKELNDKPWIIAALISWGIALVEYLFQVPANRIGFTVLSVGQLKILQEVITLSVFVPFSVMYLKEPLKLDYLWAGICLMGAVFFMFRSKFA from the coding sequence ATGAATACCGTATTATTTTCCATATTATTATTACTATGTAGCAATGTATTTATGACATTTGCATGGTATGCGCACCTCAAAGAGTTGAACGATAAGCCATGGATAATTGCGGCACTGATAAGTTGGGGTATTGCACTGGTTGAATATTTATTTCAAGTGCCGGCCAATAGAATTGGTTTTACTGTTTTAAGTGTTGGTCAGTTGAAAATCTTGCAGGAGGTAATAACGCTTTCTGTTTTTGTGCCATTTTCGGTTATGTATCTCAAAGAGCCTTTAAAGTTAGATTATTTATGGGCAGGGATTTGTCTTATGGGTGCCGTATTTTTTATGTTTCGCAGTAAATTTGCATAA
- a CDS encoding PepSY-associated TM helix domain-containing protein: MNNPSGNSPTAGSEATKRTIWFHLHFWIGWIAGVPIALVCLTGGILIFEGGIFQWEHQDLYQLEVTENPLTVAEVLEAYQTANPPLRVNHLGIPKSPEHAYSAYTTNISPEGGQGGRVFLNPYTGELSRLSGGFSISHILIDIHRHMAAGRIGQQIAAISSLVLAITCIIGLVLWWPLRERTFVRAWKRGQALDWHNALGLVAMIPLIIMAITGFTYTWGRHIWPLLDNIQDTPSEIPRPTVSAPAGAEKLPIDAMVETALSLMADVRWTGLQPSNHTTSAHAFFFSDGKNNNIQLYINPYTGEELARNDGSVKSKGLVALYRRNFGRLHTFGAYGNVAQFLWGLLSLGGTVLVVTGLWVSVKRWQRQRRRVV, translated from the coding sequence ATGAATAATCCGTCAGGAAATTCCCCTACAGCAGGATCTGAAGCGACAAAACGCACGATCTGGTTTCACCTTCATTTCTGGATCGGCTGGATAGCGGGAGTGCCGATTGCGTTGGTCTGCCTGACCGGTGGCATTCTGATTTTTGAAGGAGGCATTTTCCAGTGGGAACACCAGGACCTGTATCAACTTGAAGTGACCGAGAATCCGCTGACCGTCGCAGAAGTTCTTGAAGCCTATCAAACCGCAAACCCACCCCTGCGAGTCAATCACTTGGGCATTCCCAAATCGCCAGAACATGCCTACAGTGCCTACACAACCAACATTAGCCCGGAAGGCGGCCAAGGGGGACGAGTATTTCTCAATCCTTACACAGGAGAACTTTCCAGACTGTCTGGCGGGTTTTCCATCAGCCATATTCTCATAGATATTCACCGCCACATGGCCGCTGGCCGAATTGGTCAGCAAATAGCGGCTATCAGCTCCCTCGTGCTGGCCATAACCTGTATCATTGGTCTGGTCCTCTGGTGGCCCTTGCGTGAACGGACTTTCGTGCGCGCCTGGAAACGCGGCCAAGCCCTCGATTGGCACAACGCGTTGGGGTTGGTGGCGATGATCCCGCTCATCATCATGGCCATCACCGGTTTCACCTATACTTGGGGTCGGCACATCTGGCCGCTTCTTGATAACATCCAGGATACTCCATCCGAAATACCCCGACCTACTGTGAGCGCTCCGGCTGGAGCTGAGAAGCTGCCCATCGATGCTATGGTTGAAACAGCCCTTTCACTCATGGCAGACGTCCGTTGGACAGGCCTGCAACCTTCCAATCATACCACGAGTGCCCATGCGTTTTTCTTCAGCGACGGAAAAAACAACAACATTCAGCTCTATATTAATCCCTATACAGGAGAAGAACTGGCGCGAAATGATGGTTCTGTGAAATCCAAAGGACTTGTGGCTTTATATCGCAGAAATTTCGGTCGGCTGCATACGTTCGGGGCCTATGGAAATGTTGCTCAATTCCTCTGGGGGTTATTGTCCCTGGGCGGCACGGTGCTCGTTGTGACAGGACTGTGGGTTTCTGTGAAGCGCTGGCAGCGACAGAGGCGTAGAGTGGTTTAG